A single window of Nasonia vitripennis strain AsymCx chromosome 4, Nvit_psr_1.1, whole genome shotgun sequence DNA harbors:
- the LOC100115136 gene encoding xaa-Pro aminopeptidase ApepP has product MASGEAKLACLRELMKNVIVEQKQGIQAYIITGDDAHQSEYIRERDKRRDYISGFTGSLGTALVTYDKALLWTDGRYFLQASKELDPPNAWVLMKEGIPDTPTLEDWLIQNLPANSIVGADSNLINNNTWCRIQKKLNSAGHKLLPIEKNLIDEIWGEKRPKDILNKVNPHPLIYSGKTAGDKVNYCFQTMDENKVNILVLTALDEIAYLLNWRGSDIPYNPVFFAYVILAFKKVHIFINEERLTSEAKKQLNEEKVEFSIHPYKSVRRVINEISSSHKQNKVWISGSSSHALHIACNPTPTHVAITPVCLMKLVKNDAEIQGMKSAHIRDAVALVKYFSWLENQVKNNICVTEISGATQLESYRKEHDKYVGLSFPTISSVGKHGSIIHYKPSESTDIEINSQELYLCDSGAQFLDGTTDVTRTLHFGVPSEFEKECFTRVFKGQYNLATSKFPSKIKGNYLDAFARKNLWDVGLDYLHGTGHGVGSYLNVHEYPAMISWRPYPDDPGLQSGMFLSNEPGYYEDEKFGIRLENIEMVVKAETKYTRLNREYLTFETVTLVPIQTTLLNISMLTEEEIQYINKYHSKCCATLEPFLQGPENNEALMWLKKQTLPIQK; this is encoded by the coding sequence ATGGCATCTGGAGAAGCAAAATTAGCTTGTTTGAGGGAGTTAATGAAGAACGTGATAGTTGAACAGAAACAAGGTATACAAGCCTATATAATCACAGGAGATGATGCACATCAGTCAGAGTAtataagagaaagagataaaagAAGAGACTATATATCAGGGTTTACTGGTTCTCTGGGCACAGCCCTTGTAACATATGATAAAGCTTTGCTTTGGACAGATGGTAGGTATTTTCTCCAAGCTAGCAAGGAACTAGATCCTCCTAATGCATGGGTGCTAATGAAGGAAGGTATACCAGATACTCCAACACTAGAAGATTGGTTAATACAAAATTTACCTGCCAATTCTATAGTTGGAGCAGATTctaatttaatcaataataataccTGGTGTCGGATACAAAAGAAGCTAAATTCTGCTGGGCATAAATTGTTACCTATTGAGAAAAATCTGATTGATGAAATTTGGGGAGAAAAACGTCCAAAGGACATATTGAATAAAGTCAATCCTCATCCACTAATATATTCTGGCAAAACAGCTGGTGACAAGGTAAACTATTGTTTTCAAACAATGGATGAAAATAAAGTGAATATTCTTGTTTTAACAGCTCTGGATGAGATTGCTTATTTACTTAATTGGAGAGGTTCAGATATTCCTTACAATCCAGTTTTTTTTGCTTATGTTATATTAGCCTTTAAAAAAGTTCATATATTCATTAACGAAGAAAGACTGACCTCTGAAGCCAAAAAGCAATTGAATGAAGAAAAAGTAGAGTTTTCGATTCATCCTTATAAAAGCGTAAGAAGAGTTATAAACGAAATAAGTTCTTCACATAAACAGAATAAAGTTTGGATTTCAGGTAGTTCAAGTCATGCATTGCACATTGCTTGTAATCCAACACCTACTCACGTGGCTATAACACCAGTCTGTTTAATGAAACTAGTAAAGAATGATGCTGAAATACAGGGAATGAAATCAGCACACATTCGAGATGCTGTTGCTCtagttaaatatttttcatggtTAGAAAACCAAGTGAAAAACAATATCTGTGTCACTGAAATATCAGGTGCAACACAATTAGAGTCGTATAGAAAGGAACATGACAAATACGTAGGGCTAAGTTTCCCTACCATATCTTCTGTTGGAAAACATGGTTCCATAATACATTACAAGCCATCAGAATCAACtgatattgaaataaatagtCAAGAACTTTACTTGTGTGATTCTGGAGCACAGTTTCTTGATGGTACAACTGATGTTACAAGAACCTTACACTTTGGTGTGCCTTCCGAATTTGAGAAAGAATGTTTTACCAGAGTTTTTAAAGGACAGTACAATCTTGCCACATCGAAATTCCCATCAAAGATTAAAGGAAATTATCTAGATGCATTTGCTCGTAAAAATCTGTGGGATGTAGGTTTAGATTATCTTCATGGAACTGGCCATGGTGTTGGATCTTACTTAAATGTTCATGAATATCCTGCAATGATATCGTGGAGGCCATATCCTGATGATCCTGGATTACAATCTGGAATGTTTCTATCAAATGAACCAGGTTATTATGAAGATGAAAAATTTGGAATTCGCTTAGAAAATATAGAAATGGTAGTAAAAGCGGAAACTAAGTATACCAGACTAAACCGCGAATATTTGACATTTGAGACTGTCACTCTAGTGCCAATTCAAACTACTTTATTGAATATATCAATGCTCACCGAAGAAGAGATTcaatacattaataaatatcaTTCAAAATGTTGTGCAACTTTGGAGCCATTTTTACAAGGTCCTGAAAATAATGAGGCTTTGATGTGGTTGAAAAAACAAACTCTGCCTatacaaaaatag
- the LOC100115206 gene encoding transient receptor potential channel pyrexia isoform X2, giving the protein MHKESLADSGERVGAILDAGGLDSQLAEHLPPGGLLDRPLGAREAPAGQGGAGQLSRCGRTACCTDGRTALHLAASIGSVKITELLLKHGADPCEWDFNRKCTALHCAAAAGDVDTVQCLIRAGADVNAGLSGKSPLHYAVQNNAESCVEALLQAGASPNNPQVYTETPLHVAAGLGSEECMKLLLSHGADVRVQFGAARSTPLHLAAEEGSPECTRLLLEAGALPDANNSRGQTALHLAALAQSSETLDILIAGGADVNAEDDNGRSPLHAAVAKAVRGSELVRALIQAGAVVNRPDKFGYTALHIAALNESSPIVILLLTKGADVTARTKGGVSALSFIIRRTPDVLPRFVGRLDQAISLHDHELGDVDCELRLDFRPLVPGGRGESDLMLCLVDVGQRHVLKHPLCESFLHLKWLKIRKFFLFSLIFHSIFVAIFTGYIACTFLWQLPKLGGVLFWFVLLFTVLLASKEIFQVAHGIWVYAKGWENALQWSVILTSGMVLIKPVADWQHHVAAVGILLVWVELMMIVGRFPTFGLYVQMFTQVAINFFKFLGAYLCLIVGFSLGFSVMHKNYKSFQNPLVGLLKTIIMLSGELEFEDVFFDEAAPVLYAGTSHLMWLAFVILVTVILANLMMGLAVSDIQELRQCAGLDRLIRRAELVAHLESLLFSKLLDYAPRRIVKACRSSALLLHLPHHCAIHIRPNDPREKRLPRELIKSIYRLVSERKTKSKSCGNNASIRSLNGNGYSSHRLSRLYSNSSFSEFNRQQLSDLAMELKKCSLTIGARLNALTSKVEAIAKEIDVATQLQE; this is encoded by the exons ATGCATAAGGAAAGCCTCGCTGATAGCGGAGAACGAGTCGGCGCTATCCTCGACGCCGGCGGACTTGATAGCCAACTGGCCGAACACTTGCCTCCTGGTGGCCTGCTGGATCGGCCACTCGGAGCTCGCGAAGCTCCTGCTGGACAAGGGGGCGCAGGTCAGCTATCGCGATGCGGACGGACG GCTTGTTGCACTGATGGCAGAACGGCGCTGCACCTGGCGGCGAGCATCGGCTCGGTCAAGATAACGGAGCTGCTCCTCAAGCACGGGGCGGACCCCTGCGAGTGGGACTTCAATCGCAAGTGCACGGCGCTGCACTGCGCGGCCGCCGCCGGCGACGTCGACACCGTCCAGTGCCTCATCCGGGCCGGGGCCGACGTCAACGCCGGCCTGTCCGGCAAGAGTCCGCTGCACTACGCCGTTCAGAACAACGCCGAGAGCTGCGTCGAGGCGCTGCTGCAAGCTGGAGCCTCGCCAAACAACCCGCAG GTGTACACGGAAACGCCGCTGCACGTGGCGGCGGGCCTCGGCTCGGAGGAGTGCATGAAGCTGCTGCTCAGTCACGGGGCCGACGTGCGCGTGCAGTTCGGAGCCGCCCGCTCGACGCCGCTGCACCTGGCCGCGGAGGAGGGCAGCCCCGAGTGCACGAGGCTGCTGCTCGAGGCCGGCGCGCTGCCCGACGCGAACAACTCCCGGGGACAGACGGCGCTGCACCTGGCGGCGCTGGCCCAGTCCTCGGAGACTCTGGACATCCTGATAGCCGGCGGGGCCGACGTCAACGCCGAGGACGACAACGGCAGGAGCCCGCTGCACGCCGCCGTGGCCAAGGCCGTCAGGGGGAGCGAGCTCGTCCGAGCCCTCATACAG GCGGGCGCCGTCGTCAACAGACCCGACAAGTTCGGCTACACTGCTCTGCACATCGCGGCCCTGAACGAGAGCTCGCCCATAGTCATCCTGCTGCTGACGAAGGGCGCGGACGTCACGGCGAGGACGAAGGGAGGCGTGTCGGCCCTGAGCTTCATCATCCGAAGGACCCCGGACGTCCTGCCGCGCTTCGTCGGGCGCCTCGACCAGGCGATCTCCCTGCACGACCACGAGCTCGGCGACGTCGACTGCGAGCTCCGGCTGGACTTCAGGCCCCTCGTCCCAGGCGGCCGTGGCGAGAGCGACCTGATGCTCTGCCTCGTCGATGTCGGCCAGCGGCATGTCCTCAAGCACCCGCTCTGCGAGAGCTTTCTGCACCTCAAGTGGCTCAAGATCCGGAAGTTCTTCCTCTTCAGTCTGATATTCCACTCGATATTCGTGGCCATCTTCACGGGCTACATCGCTTGCACCTTTCTCTGGCAGCTGCCGAAGCTCGGTGGCGTTCTCTTCTGGTTCGTCCTGCTCTTCACCGTGCTGCTCGCCTCGAAAGAGATTTTCCAAGTGGCCCACGGCATCTGGGTCTACGCAAAGGGCTGGGAGAACGCGCTCCAGTGGAGCGTCATCCTCACTTCCGGCATGGTCCTGATCAAGCCGGTCGCCGACTGGCAGCATCACGTCGCCGCCGTCGGCATCCTCCTCGTCTGGGTCGAGCTCATGATGATAGTTGGTAGGTTTCCAACGTTTGGACTCTACGTCCAGATGTTCACGCAGGTGGCCATTAATTTCTTCAAGTTCCTCGGAGCCTACTTGTGCCTCATCGTCGGCTTCTCGCTCGGCTTCAGCGTCATGCACAAGAACTACAAGTCCTTTCAGAATCCACTGGTCGGGCTGCTCAAGACCATCATAATGCTATCCGGAGAGCTCGAGTTCGAGGACGTATTTTTCGACGAAGCGGCGCCGGTACTTTACGCCGGCACCTCCCATCTCATGTGGCTGGCCTTCGTCATACTCGTCACGGTCATTCTGGCCAATCTGATGATGGGTTTGGCAGTCTCGGACATCCAGGAACTGCGCCAGTGCGCCGGCCTCGACAGACTGATCAGGCGAGCCGAGCTAGTTGCCCATCTGGAGAGTCTACTCTTCTCCAAACTGCTCGATTACGCGCCGAGGAGAATCGTCAAGGCCTGCAGAAGtagcgcgctgctgctgcatttgCCGCACCACTGCGCGATACACATTCGGCCGAACGATCCTAGGGAAAAAAGATTGCCCAGAGAACTGATTAAATCGATCTATCGGCTCGTGAGCGAGAGGAAAACGAAAAGTAAATCTTGCGGAAACAACGCCTCCATTCGCAGTTTGAACGGGAACGGATACAGCTCCCACAGACTGAGCCGACTCTACAGCAACTCGTCATTCAGTGAATTCAACAGGCAGCAGCTCAGTGACTTAGCCATGGaattgaagaaatgctctTTGACAATAGGTGCGAGGCTCAACGCGTTAACTTCGAAAGTGGAAGCTATCGCTAAAGAAATAGACGTGGCGACCCAATTGCAGGAATGA
- the LOC100114501 gene encoding 28S ribosomal protein S24, mitochondrial isoform X1, producing MALLMNISNILLPKVGKSAIQRCIHISAALNKVQSGRYRVTLKKNRPLTYEMAYKPSDIAHKKSWNSWNTSNIVDGNRPMESAVEDMFIRRFMTGTWHGLFVSEIIVKRHHNMVRVAGIIQRNLDQRKIYFLTGYSEELMSYYLHCPVKIELQSVEKKEEVIYKYI from the exons ATGGCACTTCTTATGAACATAAGCAAC ATATTACTGCCCAAAGTTGGAAAATCAGCAATACAAAGATGTATTCACATAAGCGCAGCACTAAACAAAGTCCAATCAGGGCGATACAGGGTAACATTGAAAAAGAATAGGCCATTGACTTATGAAATGGCATATAAACCATCCGATATAGCACACAAAAAATCTTGGAACTCCTGGAACACAT cAAATATTGTTGATGGCAATAGGCCTATGGAAAGTGCAGTAGAAGACATGTTTATTAGAAGGTTCATGACAGGAACATGGCATGGTCTTTTTGTGAGTGAAATTATCGTCAAACGTCACCATAACATGGTTAGAGTGGCAGGTATTATTCAACGTAATTTGgatcaaagaaaaatttactttttgaCTGGCTATTCAGAAGAACTTATGAGTTACTATTTGCATTGCCCTGTTAAAATAGAGCTACAATCagtagagaaaaaagaagaagttatttataaatatatataa
- the LOC100679257 gene encoding ubiquinone biosynthesis monooxygenase COQ6, mitochondrial yields the protein MAAIFEARSLSRGVLALFGKKGKGLVFSGPVQLTRNNHSDGPNDEAYDIVIAGGGMVGTTLACALANNRRLESKRILLLEGGSKFKYEPKEQYSNRVVALNKQTRVLLSSIGAWKHIEAVRFTPVRKMQVWDACSDAMITFNEDHLADELAYIVENDVLLHAVDTVLSERKSVKVINNAKVEDVVLSDIPGINPSIHLQNGESFRAKLLVGADGQKSRVRQAMGVRYVDWDYDQMGIVATVKLSEPTENIVAWQRFLPTGPVALLPLTDSLSSLVWSMTTAEAKKLLQIPEEEFVDNLNDALWKVYPKDGIVEGGMKALQQLLEILQLQTGVSRQLQPSVSSIVEGSRAAFPLGFGHAVQYVQPSVALVGDAAHRVHPLAGQGVNLGFGDISALVQVLAEAVNNGALIGDVTYLNKYESMRQWHNIPTMLAIDALHRLYKGTAPPVVLARSLGLQLTNAIKPLKNFLMQHAADQGTSRKL from the exons ATGGCTGCAATCTTCGAGGCGCGTTCGTTATCCCGCGGTGTCCTGGCTCTCTTCGGCAAGAAAGGCAAAGGTTTAGTCTTTTCTGGACCAGTGCAGCTCACGAGGAACAATCACAGCGACGGCCCAAACGATGAGGCGTACGACATCGTCATCGCGGGAGGCGGCATGGTTGGCACGACTTTGGCCTGCGCTTTAG CGAATAACAGACGACTCGAATCTAAAAGAATACTCTTACTCGAAGGAGGGAGCAAATTCAAATATGAACCAAAAGAACAGTATTCGAATAGAGTTGTAGCTTTGAATAAACAAACTCGAGTATTATtatcaagtattggagcatgGAAACACATAGAAGCTGTGCGGTTTACTCCTGTTCGAAAAATGCAG GTATGGGATGCCTGCTCCGATGCCATGATAACGTTCAACGAAGATCACCTCGCGGATGAACTGGCATACATTGTTGAAAATGATGTACTTCTGCATGCAGTTGATACAGTGCTGTCAGAGAGAAAATCTGTAAAGGTCATCAATAATGCAAAAGTAGAAGATGTCGTTCTATCAGATATACCAGGAATCAATCCAAGCATACACTTGCAGAATGGGGAGAGCTTTAGAGCAAAGTTATTG GTTGGCGCAGACGGACAAAAGTCGCGGGTGCGTCAGGCCATGGGCGTCCGCTACGTCGACTGGGACTACGACCAGATGGGCATCGTCGCTACGGTCAAGTTGTCCGAA CCAACGGAAAACATTGTCGCATGGCAAAGATTTTTACCCACTGGTCCTGTGGCACTCTTACCG CTGACAGACTCACTTAGTTCTCTTGTGTGGTCCATGACAACGGCAGAGGCCAAGAAATTATTGCAAATTCCCGAAGAAGAATTCGTAGACAATCTCAATGACGCCTTGTGGAAGGTGTATCCAAAAGATGGCATTGTCGAAGGCGGCATGAAAGCCTTGCAACAATTGCTCGAAATCCTGCAACTCCAGACTGGCGTCTCAAGGCAATTGCAGCCATCCGTTTCGAGTATCGTTGAAGGATCGCGCGCTGCATTTCCTCTTGGCTTTGGTCATGCCGTTCAATATGTACAGCCAAGCGTTGCCTTGGTTGG AGATGCAGCTCACAGAGTTCATCCCCTGGCGGGCCAAGGCGTCAATTTAGGTTTTGGAGATATTTCTGCCCTGGTTCAGGTTCTCGCAGAAGCGGTCAATAATGGAGCATTGATTGGGGATGTTAcgtatttaaacaaatatgaaAGTATGAGGCAGTGGCATAACATTCCTACAATGCTGGCCATTGATGCTCTCCATAGATTGTACAAGGGAACGGCTCCACCTGTTGTTCTGGCACGCAGCTTGGGTTTGCAGTTGACCAATGCGATAAAACCTTTGAAA aattttctAATGCAACATGCTGCGGATCAAGGAACCTCACGAAAATTGTAA
- the LOC100114501 gene encoding 28S ribosomal protein S24, mitochondrial isoform X2, with the protein MAYKPSDIAHKKSWNSWNTSNIVDGNRPMESAVEDMFIRRFMTGTWHGLFVSEIIVKRHHNMVRVAGIIQRNLDQRKIYFLTGYSEELMSYYLHCPVKIELQSVEKKEEVIYKYI; encoded by the exons ATGGCATATAAACCATCCGATATAGCACACAAAAAATCTTGGAACTCCTGGAACACAT cAAATATTGTTGATGGCAATAGGCCTATGGAAAGTGCAGTAGAAGACATGTTTATTAGAAGGTTCATGACAGGAACATGGCATGGTCTTTTTGTGAGTGAAATTATCGTCAAACGTCACCATAACATGGTTAGAGTGGCAGGTATTATTCAACGTAATTTGgatcaaagaaaaatttactttttgaCTGGCTATTCAGAAGAACTTATGAGTTACTATTTGCATTGCCCTGTTAAAATAGAGCTACAATCagtagagaaaaaagaagaagttatttataaatatatataa
- the LOC100115206 gene encoding transient receptor potential channel pyrexia isoform X1, which produces MSSSRGKAGFLDKLAGRSKSGGRAGNDETKDQPPTIFIDCEDEEQIWMDNMDSDSISSEGSSGSAVCLRHRPSSHQQLWDKEEVILSLTNLPAGEAALAVLPSLCGEPLDQVADEIGDKTVSQSADLSALIPRFANGCIRKASLIAENESALSSTPADLIANWPNTCLLVACWIGHSELAKLLLDKGAQVSYRDADGRTALHLAASIGSVKITELLLKHGADPCEWDFNRKCTALHCAAAAGDVDTVQCLIRAGADVNAGLSGKSPLHYAVQNNAESCVEALLQAGASPNNPQVYTETPLHVAAGLGSEECMKLLLSHGADVRVQFGAARSTPLHLAAEEGSPECTRLLLEAGALPDANNSRGQTALHLAALAQSSETLDILIAGGADVNAEDDNGRSPLHAAVAKAVRGSELVRALIQAGAVVNRPDKFGYTALHIAALNESSPIVILLLTKGADVTARTKGGVSALSFIIRRTPDVLPRFVGRLDQAISLHDHELGDVDCELRLDFRPLVPGGRGESDLMLCLVDVGQRHVLKHPLCESFLHLKWLKIRKFFLFSLIFHSIFVAIFTGYIACTFLWQLPKLGGVLFWFVLLFTVLLASKEIFQVAHGIWVYAKGWENALQWSVILTSGMVLIKPVADWQHHVAAVGILLVWVELMMIVGRFPTFGLYVQMFTQVAINFFKFLGAYLCLIVGFSLGFSVMHKNYKSFQNPLVGLLKTIIMLSGELEFEDVFFDEAAPVLYAGTSHLMWLAFVILVTVILANLMMGLAVSDIQELRQCAGLDRLIRRAELVAHLESLLFSKLLDYAPRRIVKACRSSALLLHLPHHCAIHIRPNDPREKRLPRELIKSIYRLVSERKTKSKSCGNNASIRSLNGNGYSSHRLSRLYSNSSFSEFNRQQLSDLAMELKKCSLTIGARLNALTSKVEAIAKEIDVATQLQE; this is translated from the exons ATGTCGAGCAGCAGAGGCAAGGCCGGCTTCCTCGACAAGCTTGCGGGCCGGAGCAAGTCCGGCGGCAGGGCCGGCAACGACGAGACCAAGGACCAGCCGCCGACGATCTTCATCGATTGCGAG GATGAGGAGCAGATCTGGATGGACAACATGGACTCGGACAGCATCTCGTCGGAGGGCAGCTCGGGCTCGGCGGTCTGCCTCCGCCACCGGCCCAGCTCGCACCAGCAGCTCTGGGACAAGGAGGAGGTCATCCTGTCGCTGACCAATCTGCCGGCCGGCGAGGCCGCTCTCGCCGTCCTGCCGAGCCTCTGCGGCGAGCCCCTGGACCAAGTGGCCGACGAGATCGGGGACAAGACCGTCTCGCAGTCGGCCGATCTCTCGGCCCTCATTCCGCGATTCGCCAACGG ATGCATAAGGAAAGCCTCGCTGATAGCGGAGAACGAGTCGGCGCTATCCTCGACGCCGGCGGACTTGATAGCCAACTGGCCGAACACTTGCCTCCTGGTGGCCTGCTGGATCGGCCACTCGGAGCTCGCGAAGCTCCTGCTGGACAAGGGGGCGCAGGTCAGCTATCGCGATGCGGACGGACG AACGGCGCTGCACCTGGCGGCGAGCATCGGCTCGGTCAAGATAACGGAGCTGCTCCTCAAGCACGGGGCGGACCCCTGCGAGTGGGACTTCAATCGCAAGTGCACGGCGCTGCACTGCGCGGCCGCCGCCGGCGACGTCGACACCGTCCAGTGCCTCATCCGGGCCGGGGCCGACGTCAACGCCGGCCTGTCCGGCAAGAGTCCGCTGCACTACGCCGTTCAGAACAACGCCGAGAGCTGCGTCGAGGCGCTGCTGCAAGCTGGAGCCTCGCCAAACAACCCGCAG GTGTACACGGAAACGCCGCTGCACGTGGCGGCGGGCCTCGGCTCGGAGGAGTGCATGAAGCTGCTGCTCAGTCACGGGGCCGACGTGCGCGTGCAGTTCGGAGCCGCCCGCTCGACGCCGCTGCACCTGGCCGCGGAGGAGGGCAGCCCCGAGTGCACGAGGCTGCTGCTCGAGGCCGGCGCGCTGCCCGACGCGAACAACTCCCGGGGACAGACGGCGCTGCACCTGGCGGCGCTGGCCCAGTCCTCGGAGACTCTGGACATCCTGATAGCCGGCGGGGCCGACGTCAACGCCGAGGACGACAACGGCAGGAGCCCGCTGCACGCCGCCGTGGCCAAGGCCGTCAGGGGGAGCGAGCTCGTCCGAGCCCTCATACAG GCGGGCGCCGTCGTCAACAGACCCGACAAGTTCGGCTACACTGCTCTGCACATCGCGGCCCTGAACGAGAGCTCGCCCATAGTCATCCTGCTGCTGACGAAGGGCGCGGACGTCACGGCGAGGACGAAGGGAGGCGTGTCGGCCCTGAGCTTCATCATCCGAAGGACCCCGGACGTCCTGCCGCGCTTCGTCGGGCGCCTCGACCAGGCGATCTCCCTGCACGACCACGAGCTCGGCGACGTCGACTGCGAGCTCCGGCTGGACTTCAGGCCCCTCGTCCCAGGCGGCCGTGGCGAGAGCGACCTGATGCTCTGCCTCGTCGATGTCGGCCAGCGGCATGTCCTCAAGCACCCGCTCTGCGAGAGCTTTCTGCACCTCAAGTGGCTCAAGATCCGGAAGTTCTTCCTCTTCAGTCTGATATTCCACTCGATATTCGTGGCCATCTTCACGGGCTACATCGCTTGCACCTTTCTCTGGCAGCTGCCGAAGCTCGGTGGCGTTCTCTTCTGGTTCGTCCTGCTCTTCACCGTGCTGCTCGCCTCGAAAGAGATTTTCCAAGTGGCCCACGGCATCTGGGTCTACGCAAAGGGCTGGGAGAACGCGCTCCAGTGGAGCGTCATCCTCACTTCCGGCATGGTCCTGATCAAGCCGGTCGCCGACTGGCAGCATCACGTCGCCGCCGTCGGCATCCTCCTCGTCTGGGTCGAGCTCATGATGATAGTTGGTAGGTTTCCAACGTTTGGACTCTACGTCCAGATGTTCACGCAGGTGGCCATTAATTTCTTCAAGTTCCTCGGAGCCTACTTGTGCCTCATCGTCGGCTTCTCGCTCGGCTTCAGCGTCATGCACAAGAACTACAAGTCCTTTCAGAATCCACTGGTCGGGCTGCTCAAGACCATCATAATGCTATCCGGAGAGCTCGAGTTCGAGGACGTATTTTTCGACGAAGCGGCGCCGGTACTTTACGCCGGCACCTCCCATCTCATGTGGCTGGCCTTCGTCATACTCGTCACGGTCATTCTGGCCAATCTGATGATGGGTTTGGCAGTCTCGGACATCCAGGAACTGCGCCAGTGCGCCGGCCTCGACAGACTGATCAGGCGAGCCGAGCTAGTTGCCCATCTGGAGAGTCTACTCTTCTCCAAACTGCTCGATTACGCGCCGAGGAGAATCGTCAAGGCCTGCAGAAGtagcgcgctgctgctgcatttgCCGCACCACTGCGCGATACACATTCGGCCGAACGATCCTAGGGAAAAAAGATTGCCCAGAGAACTGATTAAATCGATCTATCGGCTCGTGAGCGAGAGGAAAACGAAAAGTAAATCTTGCGGAAACAACGCCTCCATTCGCAGTTTGAACGGGAACGGATACAGCTCCCACAGACTGAGCCGACTCTACAGCAACTCGTCATTCAGTGAATTCAACAGGCAGCAGCTCAGTGACTTAGCCATGGaattgaagaaatgctctTTGACAATAGGTGCGAGGCTCAACGCGTTAACTTCGAAAGTGGAAGCTATCGCTAAAGAAATAGACGTGGCGACCCAATTGCAGGAATGA
- the LOC100115283 gene encoding KICSTOR complex protein kaptin: protein MINLIHAHWFPLASQGNIYSLTTLRSPKGSNKVLVASLKRKIYSFEYNQHSKWRLKPLVKELLFTYIPNGAEIIAIDAYNKSNAGDEFVIGITIMKPSGETSIERYLNIYTEGVGEGDESNSLESIAQNCLMVELSYTPYMLYHTIIPQESGNEIVWLISGNDNRIHMIREDKQNHSYTESQLEKYFPELDQLKAIALWVDIYYYNEFKWRLTAISCECGLFKLAKVNVGSLEIIQNWILRYDNPISSVRIFPSQNEIRKPAFLNIDYDTKKEVNINVLLNTGNVAVIFQDVLNQQMNSDVLLSGNELTSDCILCSCVADINMDGQNEILLGTYKQEVLIFGPVNNSWKMIDKKLFDAPVHSMSYLDLAGDGVKVLVVLTQRSVHIMQHDPKETMKKWQDRFLQLASLMNLSDETDD, encoded by the exons ATGATCAATTTGATACATGCTCACTGGTTTCCTCTTGCTTCTCAAGGGAACATTTACTCACTGACCACCTTACGTTCTCCAAAAGGGTCTAACAAAGTTCTGGTGGCTTCCCttaaacgtaaaatttactcCTTTGAGTACAATCAACATTCCAAATGGCGATTAAAGCCTCTTGTCAAAGAACTTCTTTTTACTTATATTCCAA ATGGTGCTGAAATTATTGCCATAGATGCCTATAATAAATCGAATGCTGGAGATGAATTTGTTATAGGGATAACCATTATGAAGCCAAGTGGAGAAACTTCTATTGAGAGATACTTAAATATATACACTGAGGGTGTAGGCGAAGGCGATGAGAGTAATTCACTGGAATCAATTGCACAAAATTGTTTAATGGTTGAATTGTCTTACACACCTTATATGCTCTATCACACAATAATTCCACAAGAATCTGGCAACGAG attGTCTGGTTAATATCTGGGAATGACAATAGAATCCATATGATCAGAGAAGATAAACAAAATCACAGCTATACAGAATCGCAgttggaaaaatattttccagaATTGGACCAGCTGAAAGCTATTGCTTTATGGgttgatatttattattacaacgAGTTCAAATG gaGGCTCACTGCAATTTCATGTGAATGTGGCTTGTTCAAACTGGCTAAGGTAAATGTTGGATCGCTGGAAATAATCCAAAACTGGATTTTGCGATATGACAATCCAATAAGTAGTGTGAGAATATTTCCATCCCAAAATGAAATAAGAAAACCTGCTTTTCTTAATATTGACTATG atacaaaaaaagaagtgAATATAAATGTCCTTTTGAATACTGGAAATGTGGCAGTTATATTTCA agatgTTTTAAATCAACAAATGAATTCTGATGTTTTGTTGAGTGGAAATGAATTAACATCAGATTGCATTTTATGTTCTTGTGTAGCAGATATAAACATGGATGGCCAAAACGAGATTTTATTAGGAACATATAAGCAAGAAGTTTTGATATTTGGACCTGTAAATAATAGTTGGAAAATGATCgataaaaaactttttgatGCTCCAGTTCATTCAATGAGTTATTTAGATTTGGCTGGAGATGGAGTTAAAGTTTTGGTTGTTCTTACACAACGCAGTGTTCACATAATGCAG CATGACCCAAAAGAAAcaatgaaaaaatggcaagACCGATTTTTACAATTAGCATCTTTAATGAATTTAAGTGATGAAACTGATGACTAG